The Chroicocephalus ridibundus chromosome 2, bChrRid1.1, whole genome shotgun sequence genome includes a region encoding these proteins:
- the GALNT15 gene encoding polypeptide N-acetylgalactosaminyltransferase 15 — MRRQLQSASMFLRKKCRYGSRKLQFLLLLLMLGFLLLMVTTLNPPPSNQHREGTFQPVEFNPREGYQVDFAETQEMLETQEESQQYYPLDGLSPFISLREDELIVAVVSPTGKRNHSKARKGYRVVKQQSRRPEGRAEGDPEPQLLPLPLQAGEGAAAEGERPLSLETHGFNEALSERISLRRELPEVRHPLCLQQEYDSSLPTASVIICFHDEAWSTLLRTVHSIMDTAPKASLKDIILVDDLSQQGPLKSALSEYISKLDGVKLIRSNKRLGVIRGRMLGAARATGDVLIFMDSHCECQKGWLEPLLARLSSNRNSVVSPVIDVIDWKTFQYYHSVGLHRGVFDWKLDFHWEPVPEREEKVRQSPISPIRSPVVAGAVVAMDRHYFQNTGAYDSDMTTWGAENLELSIRTWLCGGSVEIIPCSRVGHVYRNHFPHAFSYEDAIVRNKIRIAETWLGTFKENFYKHDTVAFLISKAEKPDCSERLQLQKRLGCRNFQWFVSNVYPELSQPEDAPRFSGKLYNTGVGFCADYRPGRAIAEGSIELSPCSDSLTQHFEYNSMKEIRLGSAPLFCFDVRHGKVIPQNCTKETDNSHQHWDVQENGMIVHVLSGKCLEAAKSEDEKDLFLCVCNKNANQVWQFEQSHVLRQR, encoded by the exons ATGAGGAGACAACTCCAGTCTGCCAG TATGTTCTTGAGGAAGAAGTGCAGATATGGATCACGTAAGCTGCAGTTTCTCTTGTTGTTGCTGATGCTGGGCTTTTTGCTACTGATGGTTACAACGCTGAATCCACCACCCAGCAACCAGCACAGGGAAGGGACTTTCCAGCCGGTGGAGTTCAACCCCCGGGAAGGGTATCAGGTGGACTTTGCGGAGACCCAAGAGATGCTGGAGACCCAGGAGGAGAGCCAGCAGTATTACCCCCTGGATGGGCTGTCGCCTTTCATCTCCCTGCGGGAGGATGAGTTGATCGTGGCCGTCGTGTCGCCCACCGGCAAAAGGAACCACAGCAAGGCCAGGAAGGGCTACCGGGTGgtgaagcagcagagcaggcggccggaggggagggcagagggtgACCCggagccccagctcctgccccttcccctgcaggctggggaaggggctgccgctGAAGGGGAGCGGCCGCTCAGCCTGGAAACCCACGGCTTTAACGAAGCGCTGAGCGAGCGGATCTCTCTGCGCCGGGAGCTGCCTGAGGTACGACACCCGTT GTGCCTACAGCAAGAATATGACTCCAGTCTGCCTACTGCTAGTGTCATCATCTGTTTCCATGACGAAGCCTGGTCTACCCTGCTGAGAACCGTGCACAGCATTATGGACACGGCCCCCAAGGCCTCCCTCAAGGATATCATCCTAGTCGATGACCTCAGCCAGCAAG GGCCCCTGAAGTCAGCTCTGAGTGAATACATCTCTAAACTGGATGGTGTGAAACTAATCCGGAGCAACAAGAGGCTTGGAGTCATACGAGGTCGGATGCTAGGAGCTGCACGGGCAACTGGGGATGTGCTCATCTTCATGGATTCACACTGCGAGTGTCAGAAGGGCTGGCTGGAACCCCTCCTAGCCAGGCTGTCCAGCAACCG AAACAGTGTCGTCTCCCCTGTCATAGATGTCATAGACTGGAAGACTTTTCAGTACTATCACTCTGTGGGCCTGCATCGAGGTGTTTTTGATTGGAAGCTCGATTTTCATTGGGAACCAGTGCCAGAGCGTGAAGAGAAGGTACGACAGTCTCCCATCAGCCCTATCAG GAGTCCTGTGGTAGCTGGTGCAGTGGTGGCCATGGATCGACATTACTTCCAAAACACTGGAGCTTATGATTCTGACATGACCACGTGGGGAGCAGAAAATCTGGAGCTATCTATAAGG ACCTGGCTCTGTGGTGGCTCTGTAGAAATTATTCCATGCTCCCGAGTTGGGCATGTCTATCGAAATCACTTTCCCCATGCTTTCTCCTATGAAGATGCCATTGTGAGGAACAAAATCCGAATAGCAGAGACCTGGCTGGGCACTTTTAAAGAGAACTTCTACAAGCATGACACAGTGGCTTTCTTAATCAGCAAG GCAGAGAAGCCGGACTGCAGTGAGCGCCTTCAGCTACAGAAAAGACTGGGCTGTAGAAATTTCCAGTGGTTTGTATCAAATGTGTACCCTGAACTCTCCCAGCCTGAAGACGCACCAAGATTCTCTGGCAAG CTTTACAATACTGGTGTTGGCTTCTGTGCAGATTACAGACCTGGAAGAGCCATTGCAGAAGGCTCTATCGAACTCTCCCCTTGCAGTGACAGTCTCACCCAG CACTTTGAATATAACAGCATGAAGGAAATCCGGCTTGGTTCTGCTCCGCTGTTTTGCTTTGATGTCAGACACGGGAAGGTTATCCCTCAAAACTGTACAAAGGAGACAGACAACAGCCACCAGCACTGGGATGTCCAGGAG AACGGAATGATTGTCCATGTCCTTTCTGGCAAATGCTTAGAAGCAGCAAAGAGTGAAGATGAGAAGGACTTGTTTTTGTGTGTCTGTAACAAGAATGCAAATCAGGTGTGGCAATTTGAACAATCCCATGTGCTACGTCAGAGATGA